A single window of Selenomonas sputigena DNA harbors:
- a CDS encoding Txe/YoeB family addiction module toxin encodes MRKIWHDEAWAEYIEWQTKDKKTLKKINNLIKDIDRNGYDGIGKPEPLRGNWSGFYSVRIDEKNRLVFQISDGVLEIAQCGSHYGDK; translated from the coding sequence GTGCGAAAAATATGGCATGATGAGGCGTGGGCTGAATATATCGAATGGCAAACCAAGGATAAGAAAACACTGAAAAAGATCAATAATCTCATCAAGGACATCGATCGAAACGGGTATGACGGTATAGGAAAACCGGAGCCTTTGCGCGGCAACTGGAGCGGCTTTTACAGCGTGCGCATCGATGAGAAGAATCGGCTTGTCTTTCAAATATCCGATGGCGTGTTGGAGATTGCTCAATGCGGTTCTCACTATGGAGACAAATAA
- a CDS encoding OPT family oligopeptide transporter, with protein MKNEHNEFMQHELRLPELTVRGMLLGAVLTVIFTASNVYLGLKVGLTFSSAIPAAVISMAVLKMAKDSNILENNMVQTQASAAGTLSAIIFIIPGMLMIGYWHGFEFTQTLLVAACGGCLGVLFTIPLRRAMVVHSDLAYPEGVAAAEILKVNAHDEDGKGKGTGLKEILSGSFVAGVIALCTSGFQVLSGALSVWIPVGRGMTQFPIGYSSALVGAGYLIGIASGLAMLVGILIAWAGFVPFYTITSTPPDGVTMQKFAAAVYQERVRLIGAGAMGVAAIWTLITLARPVIDGMKESLAAMRMPETIKDRHRMDIDMSMKSIGFVFLLTVVGLLAVFYAFVSPEGLPSGQVLAFTLVGVGVAVFMGFFVAAACAYMAGLVGTSSSPISGIGILGIIVASLVMYALCSSFGIFDLPGGEKFATATAIFTTSIILAIACISNDNMQDLKTGWLVGATPWRQQVALLLGCVVGALVIAPVLNLLYEAYGFVGALPREGMDPSQALAAPQAVLMKTIAEGIFSNNLAWEYIYIGLGLGVVIVLVDLFLRRTTRNLMLPPLAVGMGIYLPPSIQTPLVIGAVLGYVLDKVLKDRGAEEGKAARRRGTLFASGLIVGESIVGVALAGLIAISVSSGGSESPLALVGADFADTAEMLGLAVFALVVVILSRVVLAKGK; from the coding sequence ATGAAAAATGAACACAATGAGTTCATGCAGCATGAGCTGCGATTACCTGAGCTTACCGTGCGCGGCATGCTCTTGGGTGCCGTATTGACAGTGATCTTTACGGCATCGAACGTCTACCTAGGGCTGAAGGTCGGCCTGACGTTCTCGTCCGCCATTCCGGCAGCTGTCATCTCGATGGCCGTCCTCAAGATGGCGAAGGATTCCAATATCCTGGAAAACAACATGGTGCAGACGCAGGCCTCGGCGGCCGGCACCCTGTCCGCGATCATCTTCATCATTCCGGGCATGCTCATGATCGGCTACTGGCACGGCTTCGAGTTCACGCAGACGCTTCTCGTCGCGGCTTGCGGCGGCTGCTTGGGCGTGCTCTTTACGATCCCCTTGCGCCGCGCCATGGTCGTGCACAGTGATCTCGCTTATCCCGAGGGTGTTGCGGCGGCGGAGATCCTGAAGGTCAATGCGCATGATGAAGATGGCAAGGGCAAAGGCACAGGGCTCAAGGAAATTCTGTCGGGCAGTTTCGTCGCGGGTGTCATCGCGCTCTGCACGAGCGGCTTTCAAGTGCTGTCGGGTGCGCTTTCTGTCTGGATTCCCGTCGGGCGCGGTATGACGCAGTTCCCTATCGGCTATTCGTCGGCTCTCGTCGGTGCAGGCTACCTCATCGGCATAGCGAGCGGTCTTGCCATGCTCGTCGGCATCCTCATCGCTTGGGCGGGTTTCGTTCCCTTCTACACGATCACGAGTACGCCGCCCGACGGCGTGACGATGCAGAAGTTCGCTGCCGCCGTCTATCAGGAGCGCGTGCGCCTCATCGGCGCGGGCGCCATGGGCGTCGCCGCCATCTGGACGCTGATTACGCTCGCGCGTCCCGTCATCGACGGCATGAAGGAATCGCTTGCCGCCATGCGCATGCCCGAGACGATCAAGGACAGGCATCGCATGGACATCGACATGTCGATGAAGAGCATCGGATTCGTATTCCTGCTGACAGTCGTCGGCCTGCTCGCTGTATTCTACGCCTTTGTCAGTCCGGAGGGACTGCCAAGTGGTCAGGTGCTCGCCTTCACGCTCGTCGGCGTCGGCGTTGCCGTATTCATGGGCTTCTTCGTCGCCGCTGCCTGCGCCTACATGGCAGGCCTCGTCGGCACGTCGTCGAGTCCGATCTCGGGTATCGGCATCCTCGGCATCATCGTCGCCTCGCTCGTCATGTACGCGCTCTGCTCTTCGTTCGGCATCTTCGATTTGCCGGGCGGTGAGAAGTTCGCGACGGCGACGGCTATTTTCACGACGTCGATCATCCTCGCCATCGCCTGCATCTCGAACGACAATATGCAGGACCTCAAGACGGGTTGGCTCGTCGGTGCGACGCCGTGGCGTCAGCAGGTCGCGCTTCTTCTTGGCTGCGTCGTCGGCGCACTCGTCATTGCGCCCGTCCTGAACCTCCTCTATGAGGCGTACGGCTTCGTCGGCGCCTTGCCGCGTGAGGGCATGGATCCTTCGCAGGCGCTTGCCGCGCCGCAGGCGGTGCTCATGAAGACGATCGCCGAGGGAATCTTCTCGAACAACCTCGCATGGGAGTACATCTACATCGGTCTCGGACTCGGCGTCGTCATCGTGCTCGTCGATCTCTTCCTGCGCCGCACGACGAGGAATCTCATGCTGCCGCCTTTGGCCGTTGGCATGGGCATCTACCTGCCGCCGAGCATCCAGACTCCGCTCGTCATTGGCGCTGTCCTTGGCTATGTGCTCGACAAGGTGCTGAAAGATCGCGGGGCGGAAGAGGGCAAAGCGGCACGCCGCCGCGGTACGCTCTTCGCCTCGGGACTCATCGTCGGCGAATCCATCGTCGGCGTCGCGCTCGCCGGACTCATCGCCATATCCGTATCGAGCGGCGGCAGCGAAAGCCCGCTGGCGCTCGTCGGTGCCGATTTCGCCGACACGGCGGAAATGCTCGGCCTCGCCGTCTTCGCGCTCGTGGTCGTCATCCTGAGCCGCGTCGTGCTCGCGAAGGGAAAATAA